The Candidatus Obscuribacterales bacterium nucleotide sequence AGAGATTCAGCGTCAAAGCCGGGTCAGCTATGCCTTGGTGGCCACCGTGGCAGAACCCTGGATGACTGCCAGCCATCTGCCAGTGATTGCCCTGGCCCCCCTCAGCGATGCCACCCTGCAGCACTGGGTGGTCAATACCCTAGCGAAATCGGGACTTACCTTTGACCCCGATAGCCAAGCCCTAGAGCTGTTCTTGAGCTACGTGCAGGGTCACCTCAAAGATGCCACCACCCTGGCTCAGCGTCTGTGGCTCAGCTGTCAAGCGATCGCCCCCGATCCCCCAGGCCTCATCCAGGCCCACCAGGTTCACAGCACCATGCTGGCCCTGATGCAAGACATGGGCGTGACCTTTGAAGCCCTGCTCTTACTCCTACCCCCCACCCAAGCCCGGGTGATCGAAAGCCTAGCCCTCGATCCTACCGATAGCCCCCAAGCCAATGCCTACATTAAAAAACACCAGCTCTCTCGTGGCGGCGGGCTGCAGGGTGCCCTCACCAGCCTAGAGCACAAGGGCTTAATCTATGGCCCTCAGCTTAGCTACCGCATTGCCCTACCCCTGTTTGATTTCTGGCTCAGGCAGCGGCTGCAATAGTCATCTCCCCCTATTGATGACTCTATGAATTAGTGCTAGCTTTAGTAGGTTCATCTAAGCTATCGGCCTAATTCGGCGTGAACCGAAGCGGAGGACCCATCTTGGGGCGCACCCTGTATCCACAGGGGGGAGACTTCTCACTCCTAGCCCGTCAGCTAACTTCGCCGGCCTTGAGAGG carries:
- a CDS encoding ATP-binding protein — encoded protein: MPESLMSRETELRRVCALVKQDRDFVVTGVPGIGRRTLIRSAAKRLGARWLEIDFLRCRNAGQFLRFLADGLVNAFTEPHELANIQQWSLNQPLSFDQSLSSQPRLAWPPASGKEWPLFKGLLSLPQHLAEALDCQVIIGFHNFPHIRSWDRQGKWESHLRQEIQRQSRVSYALVATVAEPWMTASHLPVIALAPLSDATLQHWVVNTLAKSGLTFDPDSQALELFLSYVQGHLKDATTLAQRLWLSCQAIAPDPPGLIQAHQVHSTMLALMQDMGVTFEALLLLLPPTQARVIESLALDPTDSPQANAYIKKHQLSRGGGLQGALTSLEHKGLIYGPQLSYRIALPLFDFWLRQRLQ